A stretch of DNA from Pseudomonadota bacterium:
GACACTCAGCGCGTGGTTTATTGAATCTAATCGCCACTAAACAGACGAACGCCTTGGTGCTTGCTCGGCGGTCCCTCGCGACTTAAGCACGATACGACTGGAAGGGAAGTGGCAAGTGAAGGTGCTTCCGACATCGGGCTGACTCTCAATGGTCAAAAGCGCATCGTGTCGTTGCAGACCGTGTTTGACGATGGCCAGACCAAGGCCGGTCCCGCCCTGCTCTCGACCCCGACCACTGTCGACGCGATAGAACCGTTCTGTCAGCCGGGGCAAGTGATGATCAGCGATACCGATCCCGGTATCGGATACCGAAACCACAAGCTCGCCTGCCTCCTCGGCCGAGCGAACGTGGATACTTCCCCCGTCGGGGGTGTACTTGACCGCGTTGGACAAAAGATTGTCGAAAACGCCACGTAACTCGCTTTCAACGCCGCGCAATCCAAGTTCGGGCGCCGCATCCAAGGTGATCTGAAGACGATCTCCTGCCAATGCGCGTGCGTCCTCACACACTTGGCTTAACAGCACCGCCAAATCGACGGGCATCACGTCGCCCGCACCCTCCGATTCATCCAGGCGAGAAAGCAGGAGAAGATCCTCCACCAATTGCGTCATACGCCGGACTTGAGCCTGCATTTCCTGCACGGGGCCCTCCCAGTGGCGCATCGGGCCTTTCACATCCTCTCGAATCACCTCAAGATAACCGGTCAAAACCGTCAGAGGTGTTCGCAACTCGTGGGATGCGTTGGCGACGAAGTCGCGGCGGACCTGATCGAGCTGATGAACACGGGTGATGTCCCGGACCAACAGCAGCCGTTGGTCTTCGCCATAGGGCACCAATTGCAGTGACAAAACGACACCCGGGTGTACGGGTGAGGGAATCGTCACGGGTTCGGAATAATCTCCCGCCGAGAGATACTGGACGAACGCCGGGGCTCTGACCAAATTGACGATGAGTTGATTATTGTCGGCGGGCGCCTGCAGATCCAACCATCGCTGCGCCGCGGAGTTGAACCACAGGATCCGCAGCTTGGGCGACAACACCACCGCGCCATCGGGCATCGCTTCTGTCGAACGAACGAACTCTTTGAGAATTCCCGCGAGACGGCGTTTACGCTGCCGACTTCGCCGTTTGATCTGATGGATTTGAAGATGAATATCAGCCCAGACGCCCCGCCCCTCTGGCGGCACGACGCGCTTCACGCCGCGCAACCAGCGATCCAGACGATAAGCTTGTCGGGCATGAAACGAGAGCAGAAAACCCAGGGCAATGACGAGCGACCACGAAAGCTGTCCGGTCAGCAAGCCAATAAAGCTTGCCAGGACTAAAATCGCAGCCAGGCGCCAGGCCTCATAGGCCCAGGGCGACACGACGTTTAACCTTGAACGGAGAAACGATATCCGGCGCCACGGACCGTCTGCACCAAATGGGCCACGCCGTGCTGCTCCAACGCCTTACGAAGGCGGCGGATATGGACATCGACCGTCCGTTCTTCCACATAAACGCTTGGCCCCCACACACGATCTAAAAGTTGGCTGCGACTGTAGACACGCTCCGGGTGTCCCATAAAGAAATGTAGCAAGCGGAACTCGGTCGGGCCAAGATTCACCAATTCGCTATCGACTGTCACGCGGTGCCCCGATGCATCCAGTCGGACACCACCCATCTCGAGCAGGTCTTCCTCGCTCTCAGGACTCGCCCGGCGTAGTACGGCGTTGATTCGGGCCACCAACTCCCGCGGGGAGAAAGGTTTGGTGATGAAGTCGTCGGCACCGGCATTCAGGCCGCGGACTTTGTCGTCCTCCTCCGCACGCGCCGTTAACATAATAATCGGAATTTCGCGGGCGACATGATCCTTGCGCAGGCTGCGGGCCAAATCCAAGCCACTCATGCCCGGCATCATCCAGTCAAGCAGGACGACGTCGGGCCGGATATCGGCGATCGCTGTTCGGGCCTCGGCGGCATCAGCGGCCTCCAACACCTGGTACTGCTCACGCTGAAGTGTAAAACTCACCATCTGGCGAACGGATTTTTCATCGTCAACGACCAAAACGGTTTTAGATGCGCTCATCGATACTCTTCACAACGAGTTGGATTTTAAGACAGAGGCATTACAACAAACGACTATGACAGTATGGTTAACATCGTGACGAGTAAGTCCCAAAACCACGCCCCAGCCGACTATCCGCTAAGAGTTATGACCACGTCCTGGCTCGACCATTCACATATTTGCAATATACTACCGGGCTGTCACACGACCAATACCACGCGTTGACCAGGCTGCACCCGCTCCGATAAGCATGGCCCCCTCCCGCCAGACGATAGGCCAGAGCCGAACCGGGCAAAAAACGTTAGAGACGTCACGCCACAAAAAGTGGCACAATATACGGCCTTTGCATCCAGCGGTGGGCTGGCTCGACGTTTTTTATTTATTTAACGTATCGATACTCCACAACGCTTAACTTAATAAAAAGAATGCCGGCACTTTTGTCGTCGGCAAACCGAACGTGTCGCGATGCCGGGTGACCAGGACGCACCTTCACCGTATTGGCAAGCTAGCCAGGAAGCGCAAGCTTCGCCCTTGGTACAACGACGATCATGGCCAAAACCTCCTCGCCTTTTTATCGTTCGTACCCAACGTTTGCGTTTGGGGTGCTTGCCTTACCGATCATCTATGCCGCGCTGGGCGTTACCTGGGTCGTTCTCACCGACCAGTTGCTCCATATCATCATGCCCAACAGTTCGGCCTACCCGATATTGCAAACGGTAAAAGACAGCTTATTGGTTGTCATCACCGGTTTTCTGATCGGCTGGGTTCTGGCGCGTTTGAGAATCCGCCTGCGGAATGGGGAAAACCGCATTCGCTCGGTGTTGAACAGCACCAGCGACGGCATGATCGTGCTACGTGACGGACACATTGTTCTTTCCAACCTGGCCTGCTGCCGGCTTCTCGGTTATGAACGGGAAAGCGAATTGCTGGGCTTGGATGGAAAGCGTTTCTTTGATCCGCAAGCGTGGACAGAAATGCGCGAACACTGTCGGGGCCAAGATTTTGGCTTAGCGTCTTCACGACGTAATCACATCGTGGCCAAGGACCGCCAGGGAAATCGATTCCCGGTGAGTGTGGGACTCAGCAAACTGCAGATGGGAAAAAACCGGTACCAAATCCTGCTGATCTCGCCGCTGGATCAAGCCCACGAACACGCATCGAGTCTGCAATCCGAAAGAGACTTTCTCATGCAGGTGCTGGAAAACCACCCCGACGGCTTGGTGGCACAAGACGAGAATCGAGAAATACGGTTCATCAACCGAGCCGCCCGCCACCTGCTGGGGCTGCCCTTGAATGCCTGGCCAACGGATCACTTAGTGAACAAGCTTGAGATCCCGGCCCCGTCGGACGCCCCGCTTTCGCCAGTTTCGGCCGCCGATATAACGGGTTATTCGAGTGAACAAACGCCCTTGGCGGCAAAATCGTTCGAGGTGCGGGATGACGAGCAGCGCACAGTCGCGCAAGCCCTCGCGCTCTCGCCGCTCGATGCCGTCACCGGGCACTCCGCCGGGGATCATCCAGCCTCAAAAACCCTGCAGGTTTTGCTCGAGTTGCAACGCTTGTCGAAACAAGTGACCGATGTGGAGTCGTTTCTAAAAGATGCCTGCCCGGCGCTGCATCCGCTGCTCCGTCCACGCCCCTGGATCGCTCTGGCCTTAGTCGATTCAAAAACCCACCAAGGGCAAATGTTCCAACCCAGCGGTACAGAGCGGGACCCCGTGAGCTGCGTTCCGTTGCGCGTGATAGAGCCCCCCGTGGCAGACGCCGAACATGCGCGGGTGTTCGACATGGATCAGCCCAGTCCATTGGGGCATCCCCCGGCTATCCGCCATGCCCTCGAAAACGCAGGGATCGATCACTACCTGCAAATTCCGGTTCACGCGTCCAATGGCGTTCTCGGCTTGGTCATTGTCGGGCTTCGCGACGGCCGGCGACCGTCACCCGAAGTGGAATATGTCTTGGCCGATTTTGCGACCAAAGCCACAGCCGTTTATTCCGCGCCATCAAATGGCGAGACGCCGACCGTGCAGCGGGCAGCCCCTTAGCTCACCTGAGTCAATCCGCCAAAGAACGCGTCACCAGATCGGCCACATCCACTGGGAGCGCCGCTTCAGAGCGAATGCGCAACAACGCCTCGCGCATCCCATCGTTGTGGGGTGCCGCGAAACCACGCCAATTGACCAGTGCAGTGGTGATTCGAGCGGCCACTTGCGGATTGATGCCGGACAGCGCGATGACTTGGTCAGCGGTAAATTCGTACCCCCTACCGTCCCGGGCGTGAAAACGGGACGGATTGGCCCGACAAAATGTGCCAATCAACGCCCTGACTTTATTCGGCAACTTGAGACTGAACGCGGGATGCGCCATCAACGTTCCGATGCGCTCCAGACAATCCGTCCGCCGCGATGCCGCCTGCACTCTCAACCACTTGTCGACCACCAAATCTTCATCTCGCCAACGATCGTAAAAACGCGACAGCGCAGAATCGGCAGCATCCCCACCCTGCTCGGCCAACAAGGTCAAAGCGGCCAGTGCGTCGGTCATATTTCGGGCATTGTTGAACTGGTGAACACACGAATCGCGAAACGCATCAGCATCGCTGGCGCCCATCAAGAAGTACAGGCAGTGGTTCTTCAACGCCCGGGTTCCGGTGGAATCTTCGCTCGCCAGGTCCGAGTAACGGCGAACCAATACGTCGCCGAGGCGATCACCGATATGACGTCGCAACAGCTGCCGGGCAGCGTCGAGTGCCAATGGGTCAACAATCGGCTGTAGGGCGACGAGGTAATCGAAATCCGGCAATTCCAGCAAGGTTGCCACAAAGGCCGGATCCCCTGACGGGTCACCCAATACCTGACCGATCGCCTCACATAGGGGCTCGTCCAAGGCGGTCACCGCTTGTGAGACACTGGCGCCCAAAATCCACTCCGTGAGCAAACTCTGTCCGGCGTCCCAACGATTGACCGGATCGTCATCGTGCCTAAGCAAGAACAAACGATCCTCCCGACTCGGGATGGTCGCGACTCGAACGGGGGCCGAGAACCCCCGGAAAAGCGAGGCCACAGGCCGATGAGGGACATTCAGGAATTCTACTGTTTGGATAGACTCCCGCAGTTCAAGCACCATCTCCCTGCCCTGCGCCTGCTCGTCGCCCGATCGTTGCAGCGGCACGTGTCGCCCATCCGGCGCAAACAGTGCCAGGCGAACCGGGATATGCAACGGCTCTGCCTCTACCCGCCCGGGGGTGGAAGACGGCTGCTGTTGAAACTCCAACCGGTATCGACCCGAAGCTTGATCGTACGTCGAACGGATGCTAATCCGTGGCGTCCCGGCCTGCAGGTACCAACGTCTGAACTGAGCCAAATCCCGACCGTTGGCGTCCGCCAAGGCCGCGAGAAAATCCTCCACCGTGACCGCTTGGCCGGTGTGCCGCGCAAAATACAAATCCATGCCGCGGCGAAACCCGGAGGCACCGAGCAAGGTATGCAACATGCGAACGACTTCGGCGCCCTTCTCATAAACCGTCGGCGTATACAGATTGTTGATCTCCCGATATTCCGCCGGACGAACCGGATGGGCCGTCGGACCGGAATCTTCGGGAAACTGGGATGTTCTCAGATGCTGAACTTCCCGGATGCGCTGAACGCCGGCAGAATGCATGTCCGCAGAAAACGACTGATCGCGAAATACGGTCAGTCCTTCTTTGAGGCTCAGCTGGAACCAGTCCCGGCAGGTGACGCGGTTGCCGGTCCAATTGTGGAAATACTCGTGCGCGACCACTGACTCAATGTGCTCGAAATCCCGGTCGGTCGCGGTATCGGACCGCGCCAGCACGTATTGCGCATTGAAGATATTGAGACCCTTATTCTCCATCGCCCCCATATTGAAGGCACTAACCGCAACGACCATGTATAAGTCGAGGTCGTATTCCAGCCCATAGACATCTTCGTCCCAGCGCATGGCGCGCTTCAAAGAATCGATCGCGTAGCGGCACTTGTCCTGTTCGCCGTGCTCGGCGAAAAAATGAAGTGTCACCCGGCGCCCCGAACACGTCTCGAATTGATCCTCTACACAGGCCAAATCCGCTGCAACCAAGGCAAACAGGTAGCAGGGCTTGGGGTAAGGGTCATCCCAGATCACCTCGTGCATGTCGTTTTCCAACGCTCGCCTGGCAACCAAATTACCGTTGGACAACAAGACCGGATAACGCGACTGGGAGCTCCGAATCGTAGTACGGAAACGGCACATCACATCGGGTCGATCGGGGAAATAGGTGATACGGCGAAAACCTTCCGCCTCACATTGAGTGAAAAGTCCTTTCTCGGCTGCATACAACCCTTCCAGGCTGTTGTTCTCAAAGGGTCGGATGCGATTAACGATCTCCAACTCGAAAGGTTCATCCCGCGGCGCGGCCAGAGGAATCACCAACCGATCTGCTTGCTGATCGTAATCTCCCTCACCC
This window harbors:
- the phoR gene encoding phosphate regulon sensor histidine kinase PhoR; translated protein: MSPWAYEAWRLAAILVLASFIGLLTGQLSWSLVIALGFLLSFHARQAYRLDRWLRGVKRVVPPEGRGVWADIHLQIHQIKRRSRQRKRRLAGILKEFVRSTEAMPDGAVVLSPKLRILWFNSAAQRWLDLQAPADNNQLIVNLVRAPAFVQYLSAGDYSEPVTIPSPVHPGVVLSLQLVPYGEDQRLLLVRDITRVHQLDQVRRDFVANASHELRTPLTVLTGYLEVIREDVKGPMRHWEGPVQEMQAQVRRMTQLVEDLLLLSRLDESEGAGDVMPVDLAVLLSQVCEDARALAGDRLQITLDAAPELGLRGVESELRGVFDNLLSNAVKYTPDGGSIHVRSAEEAGELVVSVSDTGIGIADHHLPRLTERFYRVDSGRGREQGGTGLGLAIVKHGLQRHDALLTIESQPDVGSTFTCHFPSSRIVLKSRGTAEQAPRRSSV
- the phoB gene encoding phosphate regulon transcriptional regulator PhoB → MSASKTVLVVDDEKSVRQMVSFTLQREQYQVLEAADAAEARTAIADIRPDVVLLDWMMPGMSGLDLARSLRKDHVAREIPIIMLTARAEEDDKVRGLNAGADDFITKPFSPRELVARINAVLRRASPESEEDLLEMGGVRLDASGHRVTVDSELVNLGPTEFRLLHFFMGHPERVYSRSQLLDRVWGPSVYVEERTVDVHIRRLRKALEQHGVAHLVQTVRGAGYRFSVQG
- a CDS encoding PAS domain-containing protein produces the protein MAKTSSPFYRSYPTFAFGVLALPIIYAALGVTWVVLTDQLLHIIMPNSSAYPILQTVKDSLLVVITGFLIGWVLARLRIRLRNGENRIRSVLNSTSDGMIVLRDGHIVLSNLACCRLLGYERESELLGLDGKRFFDPQAWTEMREHCRGQDFGLASSRRNHIVAKDRQGNRFPVSVGLSKLQMGKNRYQILLISPLDQAHEHASSLQSERDFLMQVLENHPDGLVAQDENREIRFINRAARHLLGLPLNAWPTDHLVNKLEIPAPSDAPLSPVSAADITGYSSEQTPLAAKSFEVRDDEQRTVAQALALSPLDAVTGHSAGDHPASKTLQVLLELQRLSKQVTDVESFLKDACPALHPLLRPRPWIALALVDSKTHQGQMFQPSGTERDPVSCVPLRVIEPPVADAEHARVFDMDQPSPLGHPPAIRHALENAGIDHYLQIPVHASNGVLGLVIVGLRDGRRPSPEVEYVLADFATKATAVYSAPSNGETPTVQRAAP
- the pepN gene encoding aminopeptidase N gives rise to the protein MSSTVPDMTRLGDYCPPAFWVDRCDLLFELGDEYVTVQSTMMLRRNPAAEGSPSLVLAGEGLSLVSVRCADRMLGEGDYDQQADRLVIPLAAPRDEPFELEIVNRIRPFENNSLEGLYAAEKGLFTQCEAEGFRRITYFPDRPDVMCRFRTTIRSSQSRYPVLLSNGNLVARRALENDMHEVIWDDPYPKPCYLFALVAADLACVEDQFETCSGRRVTLHFFAEHGEQDKCRYAIDSLKRAMRWDEDVYGLEYDLDLYMVVAVSAFNMGAMENKGLNIFNAQYVLARSDTATDRDFEHIESVVAHEYFHNWTGNRVTCRDWFQLSLKEGLTVFRDQSFSADMHSAGVQRIREVQHLRTSQFPEDSGPTAHPVRPAEYREINNLYTPTVYEKGAEVVRMLHTLLGASGFRRGMDLYFARHTGQAVTVEDFLAALADANGRDLAQFRRWYLQAGTPRISIRSTYDQASGRYRLEFQQQPSSTPGRVEAEPLHIPVRLALFAPDGRHVPLQRSGDEQAQGREMVLELRESIQTVEFLNVPHRPVASLFRGFSAPVRVATIPSREDRLFLLRHDDDPVNRWDAGQSLLTEWILGASVSQAVTALDEPLCEAIGQVLGDPSGDPAFVATLLELPDFDYLVALQPIVDPLALDAARQLLRRHIGDRLGDVLVRRYSDLASEDSTGTRALKNHCLYFLMGASDADAFRDSCVHQFNNARNMTDALAALTLLAEQGGDAADSALSRFYDRWRDEDLVVDKWLRVQAASRRTDCLERIGTLMAHPAFSLKLPNKVRALIGTFCRANPSRFHARDGRGYEFTADQVIALSGINPQVAARITTALVNWRGFAAPHNDGMREALLRIRSEAALPVDVADLVTRSLAD